The genomic window CAACGACGGCAATCTGGCCGCGCTGGGCGAGCACCGCTACGGAGCGGGGCAGGGCGCCAGCGATGTCATCTATCTCACTCTCAGCACCGGCATCGGCGGCGGCGTCATCACTGGCGGGCGACTGCTGGAAGGCGCCTGGGGCTACGGCGGCGAGCTGGGTCACATCACCATTGATCGGAACGGCCCGCGTTGCAACTGTGGCAACATAGGCTGTTGGGAGGCGATTGCGTCCGGCACCGCCATCGCCCGACGGGCCAGGGAGAAGCTGGCTGCCGGCGCGCCCAGCTTGCTTCGGGAGATGACGGGCGGCGTTCTGAACAGGGTGGACGCGGCTCTGGTTGCTCAGGCTGCCCGCGGGAAGGATGCGGTCGCCTGCGCCTTGCTCAAGGAGGTGGCCCGGGACCTGGGAGTGGGAATCGTGAGCCTTGCCCACGTGTTCAACCCGGAGCTCGTCATCATTGGGGGAGGGGTGGGCCGCGACTGGCCGTTGCTGCGGCCCGTGACCGAGCTCTACGTCAGGGCACACGCAATGCCTGTCATGCGCAGGCGGCTGAAGCTGGTCACGT from Dehalococcoidia bacterium includes these protein-coding regions:
- a CDS encoding ROK family protein — translated: MLYCARICSEGVALDGKRALAIDLGATRCRVALVRRDGVVERKEEFSTPRTPGAGLGRLDRAVRSVLAESERGSVCGLGAAVASPVDSRTGTLHHPPNLLEWDGVSLKGEWAAGLGLPVYVGNDGNLAALGEHRYGAGQGASDVIYLTLSTGIGGGVITGGRLLEGAWGYGGELGHITIDRNGPRCNCGNIGCWEAIASGTAIARRAREKLAAGAPSLLREMTGGVLNRVDAALVAQAARGKDAVACALLKEVARDLGVGIVSLAHVFNPELVIIGGGVGRDWPLLRPVTELYVRAHAMPVMRRRLKLVTSALGDDAGLVGAAALVFDREAAESGSSAV